In Janthinobacterium sp. 67, a genomic segment contains:
- a CDS encoding alkaline phosphatase family protein, with protein MLNHVLRIALFGIGVTGLAACTTPAGTQHNTAATVAADPKLAKIGQIVVVYMENRSFDHLFGTFPGADGIANGRSPDTTTQTGPDGKPYAMLPAVALDKGGLDSRFRADIANAPFHMEPSVSLGDKTASPVHAFWTHKRQINDGKNDRFVVEGNTGALPMGYFDGSKLKLWALAQRYTLADRFFQSAYGGSFLNHMWLTCACTPVFPNAPKSIVAQDERGTGHKKGEEAEVTQDGYAVNTMQGPLLFDPTKKQTFLPPQTMPTIGDRLTDKGISWVYYADGYDIAVASTKSGKKADDFSYHHQPFTYFKRFIDSPQQRATHLKDRSDMLADVQAGKLPPVSFYKPMGKKNMHPGMDKSSVAAGDDEGVAIISAIMEGPQWKDTVIIVTTDENGGFWDHVAPPKGDRFGPATRIPALVISPFSEGGHIDHTEYETVSILKFIEERHGLAPLGERDARANSLAKALKL; from the coding sequence ATGTTGAACCACGTTCTAAGAATCGCCCTGTTCGGCATCGGGGTGACAGGCCTGGCGGCTTGCACCACGCCCGCCGGCACGCAGCACAATACGGCCGCCACAGTCGCGGCCGACCCGAAGCTGGCGAAGATCGGCCAGATCGTCGTCGTGTACATGGAAAACCGCAGCTTCGACCACCTGTTCGGCACCTTCCCCGGCGCCGACGGCATCGCCAATGGCCGGTCGCCCGACACCACCACGCAAACCGGCCCCGATGGCAAGCCGTATGCCATGCTGCCCGCCGTGGCGCTCGACAAGGGCGGCCTGGACTCGCGCTTCAGGGCCGACATCGCCAACGCGCCCTTCCACATGGAGCCGAGCGTCTCGCTGGGCGACAAGACGGCCAGTCCCGTGCACGCGTTCTGGACGCACAAGCGCCAGATCAACGACGGCAAGAACGACCGCTTCGTCGTCGAGGGCAATACGGGCGCCCTGCCCATGGGCTATTTCGACGGCAGCAAGCTCAAACTATGGGCACTGGCGCAGCGCTACACCTTGGCCGACCGTTTCTTCCAGTCCGCCTATGGCGGCTCCTTCCTCAACCACATGTGGCTGACCTGCGCCTGCACGCCCGTGTTCCCGAACGCGCCCAAGTCCATCGTCGCCCAGGACGAGCGCGGCACGGGCCACAAGAAGGGAGAAGAGGCGGAAGTGACGCAGGACGGCTACGCCGTCAACACCATGCAGGGTCCGCTGCTATTCGACCCGACCAAGAAGCAGACCTTCCTGCCGCCGCAAACCATGCCCACCATCGGCGACCGCCTGACGGACAAGGGTATCTCGTGGGTCTATTATGCGGACGGCTACGACATCGCCGTCGCCTCGACCAAGTCGGGTAAGAAGGCCGACGATTTCTCGTATCACCACCAGCCGTTCACCTACTTCAAGCGCTTCATCGACAGCCCGCAGCAGCGCGCCACGCACTTGAAGGACCGCTCCGACATGCTCGCCGACGTCCAGGCGGGCAAGCTGCCGCCCGTCTCGTTCTACAAGCCCATGGGCAAGAAGAACATGCATCCGGGGATGGACAAGTCGAGCGTGGCGGCCGGCGACGACGAAGGCGTGGCCATCATCAGCGCCATCATGGAAGGCCCGCAATGGAAGGACACCGTCATCATCGTCACCACCGATGAAAATGGCGGCTTCTGGGACCACGTGGCGCCGCCCAAGGGCGACCGCTTCGGCCCGGCCACGCGCATCCCGGCGCTGGTCATCTCGCCCTTCAGCGAAGGCGGCCATATCGACCATACCGAGTATGAAACCGTGTCGATCCTGAAGTTCATCGAGGAGCGCCACGGCCTGGCGCCGTTGGGCGAACGCGATGCGCGCGCCAACAGCCTGGCCAAAGCCCTCAAGCTGTAA
- a CDS encoding histidine-type phosphatase, whose protein sequence is MLHARHLPLSLLMLSLAACGGGDTVPPVTPPVTPPVTPPPATYYQTKTPYTPQQDAATYEAAPAGYAPVFTELVARHGSRGLSSMKYDAAFYNVWQRAAADDALTPLGQKLGADILKLMKANALLGYGVDGITAPGYGNLSQTGINEHKQLAVRMLARLPTLFAQLGANAASAPRQIVTISSGVDRAKDSAAYFAQSLAATAPAVAPLITLPPAPAGYPAGKPVAQPDGTNRFLLYAHKLVPKTDLVTDPLDRHYPTYQDSQAYQAYLESPAFLAKYTAIDTDATARTLGREVLERLFSKAFVDKIDNGTYRFANTGTYSFTSDDGKFTNTVTGDGGTTIKGLADAASVLYNLYAIMAGMTSEVKADFVQYMPSDAAKYQAFVQDYQDFYNKGPGTTESAGVTWNYVRALRDDFFTEVDAIARGDLSHGAKLRFTHAEAIIPLATAMGLKSVVGALPAAQTYSYDNSSWRGLYVAPMAANMQWDVYRDAGGNVLVKMLYNEKETDFLAACDDARFAAGSHFYVYAKLKTCYGHVAQ, encoded by the coding sequence ATGCTGCACGCACGCCATCTTCCCCTGTCCCTCCTGATGCTCTCCCTGGCCGCCTGTGGCGGCGGCGACACCGTCCCTCCCGTGACGCCGCCGGTGACGCCGCCCGTCACGCCACCGCCCGCCACCTACTACCAGACCAAGACGCCCTACACGCCGCAGCAGGACGCGGCCACCTACGAAGCCGCGCCGGCCGGCTACGCGCCCGTGTTCACCGAACTGGTGGCGCGCCACGGCTCGCGCGGGCTGTCGAGCATGAAATACGACGCGGCCTTCTACAACGTCTGGCAAAGGGCGGCCGCCGACGATGCGCTCACGCCGCTGGGGCAAAAACTCGGCGCCGACATCCTGAAACTGATGAAGGCCAATGCGCTGCTCGGCTACGGCGTGGACGGCATCACGGCGCCCGGTTACGGCAACCTGTCGCAGACGGGCATCAATGAACACAAGCAGCTGGCCGTGCGCATGCTGGCGCGCCTGCCCACCCTGTTTGCGCAGCTGGGCGCGAACGCCGCCAGCGCGCCGCGCCAGATCGTCACCATCAGTTCCGGCGTGGACCGCGCCAAGGACAGCGCCGCGTATTTTGCGCAGTCGCTGGCCGCCACGGCACCAGCCGTCGCGCCGCTGATCACCCTGCCGCCCGCGCCCGCCGGCTACCCGGCCGGCAAGCCCGTGGCGCAGCCCGATGGCACCAACCGCTTCCTGCTGTATGCGCACAAGCTGGTGCCGAAGACGGACCTCGTCACCGATCCCCTCGACCGCCATTACCCGACTTACCAGGATAGCCAGGCCTATCAGGCCTACCTGGAAAGCCCCGCCTTCCTGGCCAAGTACACAGCCATCGACACGGATGCCACGGCGCGCACCCTGGGCCGCGAAGTGCTGGAACGCCTGTTCAGCAAGGCCTTCGTCGACAAGATCGACAACGGCACCTACCGTTTCGCCAATACGGGCACCTACAGTTTCACCAGCGACGACGGCAAATTCACCAACACCGTCACGGGTGACGGCGGCACCACCATCAAGGGCCTGGCCGACGCCGCCTCGGTGCTGTACAACCTGTACGCCATCATGGCCGGCATGACGAGCGAAGTGAAAGCCGACTTCGTGCAGTACATGCCGTCGGACGCGGCCAAATACCAGGCCTTCGTACAGGATTACCAGGACTTTTACAACAAGGGTCCCGGCACCACGGAAAGCGCCGGCGTCACCTGGAACTACGTGCGCGCGCTGCGCGACGACTTCTTCACGGAAGTGGACGCCATCGCGCGCGGCGACCTGTCGCACGGCGCCAAGCTGCGCTTCACGCACGCGGAAGCCATCATCCCGCTGGCCACGGCCATGGGTTTGAAAAGTGTCGTCGGCGCGCTGCCGGCGGCGCAGACCTACAGCTATGACAACAGCAGCTGGCGCGGCCTGTACGTGGCGCCGATGGCGGCCAACATGCAGTGGGACGTGTACCGCGATGCCGGCGGCAATGTGCTCGTGAAAATGCTGTACAACGAAAAGGAAACGGACTTCCTGGCCGCCTGCGATGACGCCCGCTTTGCTGCCGGCAGCCATTTCTATGTATATGCGAAACTGAAGACCTGCTACGGCCACGTGGCGCAGTAA
- a CDS encoding histidine phosphatase family protein: MPPPFPLSSMLLALSLHASPVLAVEGHYQTKTPYAPQQDTATYAAPPAGFQPIYTQLVARHGARGLTGMKSDAALYAMWRQAAAQDALTPLGRELGPDILALMKANALLGYGVAGIEKPGYGNLSQTGIEEHRQLAVRMLARLPALFAQVGQDAATAPRQLVTIHSGVDRARDSARFFTQSLLEHAPALAPLLYLPPAPAPSPQGRQAVAQADGINRFLLYAHKLAPRTDLVADRDHPYYATYAASQAYQYYERSKQLHALMDAPARLPEATAHARHVLERLFAPAFLDQLERGAASYADTGIYTFTSADGQLTRTMTGGGKTVIRSLNAAATKLYELYAIAAGMRHEVPADFSRYMPAEDARYYAYIADHEDFYQKGPGTTASAGVTWRFALALREDFFNEVDALASGDVRHAAKLRFTHAEMIIPLASALGLKEALAALPASDSDSQAGLRWHGQAVSPLAANMQWDVYRNDAGQLIVRLLYNEKETDFQARCDGARIAPGSVFYDYAKLKTCYGHVAARQAPPPG, translated from the coding sequence ATGCCCCCACCTTTTCCCCTGTCCAGCATGCTGCTGGCCCTGTCCCTGCACGCCAGTCCCGTCCTGGCCGTCGAAGGCCATTACCAGACCAAGACACCGTATGCGCCGCAGCAGGATACGGCCACCTATGCCGCGCCGCCGGCCGGCTTCCAGCCCATCTACACGCAACTGGTGGCGCGCCACGGCGCGCGCGGGTTGACCGGCATGAAGAGCGACGCGGCCCTGTATGCGATGTGGCGGCAGGCCGCCGCGCAGGATGCGCTCACGCCGCTCGGGCGCGAACTGGGTCCCGACATCCTGGCCCTGATGAAGGCCAACGCGCTGCTTGGTTATGGCGTGGCCGGCATCGAGAAACCCGGCTATGGCAATCTGTCGCAGACGGGCATCGAGGAACACCGGCAACTGGCCGTGCGCATGCTGGCGCGCCTGCCCGCCCTGTTTGCGCAAGTGGGGCAGGACGCCGCGACGGCGCCGCGCCAGCTCGTCACCATCCATTCCGGCGTGGACCGCGCGCGCGACAGCGCCCGTTTCTTCACGCAGTCGCTGCTCGAGCACGCGCCCGCCCTGGCTCCCTTGCTGTACCTGCCGCCCGCCCCGGCGCCGTCTCCGCAGGGACGCCAGGCGGTAGCGCAAGCCGATGGCATCAACCGCTTCCTGCTGTATGCGCACAAGCTGGCGCCGCGGACGGATCTTGTCGCCGACCGCGACCACCCGTATTACGCCACCTATGCCGCCAGCCAGGCCTACCAGTACTACGAAAGAAGCAAGCAGCTGCATGCGCTGATGGACGCTCCGGCCAGGCTGCCGGAAGCGACCGCGCATGCGCGCCACGTGCTCGAGCGGCTGTTTGCGCCCGCCTTCCTCGACCAGCTTGAACGCGGCGCCGCCAGCTATGCGGACACGGGCATCTACACCTTCACCAGCGCGGACGGCCAGCTCACGCGTACCATGACGGGTGGCGGCAAGACCGTCATCCGCAGCCTGAATGCGGCCGCGACGAAACTGTATGAGCTGTATGCGATCGCCGCCGGCATGCGCCATGAAGTGCCGGCCGATTTCAGCCGCTACATGCCCGCCGAGGACGCGCGCTACTACGCCTATATCGCCGACCACGAGGATTTTTACCAGAAAGGGCCGGGCACCACGGCCAGCGCGGGCGTGACATGGCGCTTCGCGCTGGCCTTGCGCGAGGATTTTTTCAATGAAGTCGACGCGCTGGCCAGCGGAGATGTGCGCCACGCGGCCAAGCTGCGCTTCACGCACGCCGAAATGATCATTCCGCTCGCTTCGGCCCTGGGCTTGAAAGAAGCGCTGGCTGCCTTGCCGGCATCGGACAGCGACAGCCAGGCCGGCCTTCGATGGCACGGCCAAGCTGTTTCGCCGCTGGCGGCCAACATGCAGTGGGATGTGTACCGCAACGATGCAGGCCAGCTGATCGTGCGCCTGCTGTACAACGAAAAGGAAACGGACTTCCAGGCCCGTTGCGACGGCGCGCGCATCGCGCCCGGCAGCGTCTTCTACGACTACGCGAAACTGAAAACCTGCTACGGCCACGTGGCGGCGCGCCAGGCGCCGCCACCGGGCTAA
- a CDS encoding CoA-acylating methylmalonate-semialdehyde dehydrogenase, whose amino-acid sequence MTTQQIGHFIGGKPMASRTERTSDVFNPATGAVTAKVALATPSELNAAVAAAHAAFPAWSQTSPLRRARVMFKFKELLEEHSDQLAALITAEHGKVFTDAKGEVTRGIEVVEFACGIPQMMKGEYSEQVAGGIDAWSIRQALGVCVGITPFNFPVMVPMWMFPMAIACGNTFVLKPSERDPSASLLLAQLLTDAGLPDGVFNVLQGDKEAVDGLLHHPDVRAVSFVGSTPIAEYIYATGCAQGKRVQALGGAKNHMVVMPDADIPQTVDALMGAAFGSAGERCMAISVVVAVGNVADQLVEALVPRIAALKITQGMDVQAEMGPVVTQVHKDKIAGYIAKGVEEGAKLICDGRGFVLPGHEQGFFLGGSLFDHVTPEMTIYKEEIFGPVLCIVRVPDFTTALDLVNAHEYGNGTAIYTRDGNTAREYTHRVQVGMVGVNVPIPVPMAFHSFGGWKRSLFGDHHAHGPESVRFYTKQKAVTQRWPASTKAGAEFAMPTLK is encoded by the coding sequence ATGACAACGCAACAGATCGGCCACTTTATTGGTGGCAAACCCATGGCTTCGCGCACCGAGCGCACGAGCGACGTCTTCAATCCCGCCACCGGCGCCGTGACGGCGAAAGTGGCGCTGGCGACGCCTTCCGAACTGAACGCGGCCGTGGCGGCCGCCCACGCGGCCTTTCCCGCCTGGTCGCAAACGTCACCGCTGCGCCGCGCGCGCGTCATGTTCAAGTTCAAGGAATTGCTGGAAGAACACTCGGATCAACTGGCCGCCCTGATCACGGCGGAGCACGGCAAGGTGTTTACGGATGCCAAGGGGGAAGTGACGCGCGGCATCGAAGTGGTGGAGTTCGCCTGCGGCATCCCGCAGATGATGAAGGGAGAATATAGCGAACAGGTGGCCGGCGGCATCGACGCCTGGTCCATCCGCCAGGCGCTCGGGGTGTGCGTCGGCATCACGCCGTTCAACTTTCCCGTGATGGTGCCGATGTGGATGTTCCCGATGGCCATTGCCTGCGGCAATACCTTTGTCTTGAAACCGTCGGAGCGCGACCCGTCGGCCAGCCTGCTGCTGGCCCAATTGCTCACGGACGCGGGCTTGCCGGACGGTGTCTTCAACGTGCTGCAGGGAGACAAGGAAGCCGTCGACGGTTTATTACACCACCCGGACGTGCGCGCCGTCAGCTTTGTCGGCTCCACGCCGATCGCCGAATACATCTACGCGACCGGCTGCGCGCAGGGCAAGCGCGTGCAGGCCCTGGGTGGCGCGAAAAACCACATGGTCGTCATGCCCGACGCGGACATTCCCCAGACGGTCGACGCGCTGATGGGCGCCGCGTTTGGCTCGGCCGGCGAGCGCTGCATGGCCATTTCCGTCGTCGTGGCGGTGGGCAATGTGGCGGACCAGCTGGTGGAAGCCCTGGTGCCGCGCATTGCCGCCTTGAAAATCACGCAAGGCATGGATGTACAAGCGGAAATGGGCCCGGTGGTGACGCAAGTGCACAAGGACAAGATCGCCGGCTACATCGCCAAGGGAGTGGAAGAGGGCGCGAAACTCATCTGCGACGGGCGCGGTTTCGTGCTGCCCGGCCATGAACAGGGCTTTTTCCTCGGCGGCAGCCTGTTCGACCACGTCACGCCCGAGATGACGATCTATAAAGAAGAAATCTTCGGCCCCGTGCTGTGCATCGTGCGCGTGCCGGACTTTACGACGGCGCTGGACCTGGTCAACGCGCATGAGTACGGCAACGGCACGGCCATTTACACGCGCGACGGCAACACGGCGCGCGAATACACGCACAGGGTGCAGGTGGGCATGGTGGGCGTGAACGTGCCAATTCCCGTGCCGATGGCTTTCCACAGCTTCGGCGGCTGGAAGCGCAGCCTGTTTGGCGACCACCATGCGCATGGCCCGGAATCCGTACGCTTTTATACGAAACAGAAGGCCGTGACCCAGCGCTGGCCGGCATCGACCAAGGCTGGCGCCGAGTTTGCCATGCCGACCCTGAAGTAA
- the iolB gene encoding 5-deoxy-glucuronate isomerase, with amino-acid sequence MSSPLLVKAGQGQTIVEVTPESAGWTHVGFAAHRLPAGESLQLDTGKRELCIVVLTGTVTVRAGDQAWEAIGGRASVFEDRSPYAVYVPIATTVSVTAVSDAEVALCSAPGTTHRPARLIEPASMTRSVRGKGANTRYVCDILPQTEEADGLLVVEVITPSGHSSSYPPHKHDSDNVPLESSLEETYYHRLNPEQGFAFQRVYTDDRSIDEAMAVENHDVVMVPRGYHPVTVPYGYDGYYLNVMAGPKRVWHFKNDPAHEWLMHTK; translated from the coding sequence ATGAGCAGCCCGCTGCTGGTGAAAGCAGGCCAAGGCCAGACCATCGTCGAGGTGACACCCGAATCGGCCGGCTGGACGCATGTGGGGTTTGCCGCGCACCGTCTTCCAGCGGGCGAGTCCTTGCAGCTGGACACGGGCAAGCGCGAACTGTGCATCGTCGTGCTGACGGGCACGGTCACGGTGCGGGCGGGCGATCAAGCCTGGGAAGCCATCGGCGGACGCGCCAGCGTGTTTGAAGACCGTTCGCCGTACGCCGTGTATGTCCCGATAGCAACCACGGTCAGCGTCACGGCTGTGAGCGACGCGGAAGTGGCCTTGTGCAGCGCACCGGGCACCACCCACCGTCCGGCGCGCCTGATCGAGCCAGCTTCCATGACGCGCTCCGTGCGCGGCAAGGGCGCCAATACCCGCTATGTGTGCGACATCCTGCCGCAAACGGAAGAAGCCGATGGCTTGCTGGTGGTCGAGGTGATCACGCCGTCGGGCCATTCGTCGAGCTATCCGCCGCACAAGCACGACAGCGACAATGTGCCGCTGGAAAGTTCGTTGGAAGAAACCTATTACCACCGCCTCAACCCCGAACAGGGCTTTGCCTTTCAACGGGTCTATACGGATGACCGTTCCATCGACGAAGCCATGGCCGTGGAAAACCACGACGTGGTGATGGTGCCCAGGGGGTACCATCCTGTGACCGTGCCGTATGGCTACGATGGCTATTACCTGAACGTGATGGCCGGCCCCAAGCGGGTCTGGCATTTCAAGAACGACCCGGCCCATGAGTGGCTGATGCATACCAAATAA
- the iolE gene encoding myo-inosose-2 dehydratase, with protein MNTWNVKIGINPISWMNDDLPSLGGETPLETALKEGAEIGYVGFELGNKFPKDAPSLNAVLGKYHLACVSGWYSGRLAHRSVEEEIAAVASHLRLLADSGATVMVYGEVADAIQGEARPLYKRPRFQSQRQWQDYADKLTAFAKHLLDHGVRLAYHHHMGAYVETPADVDQLMALTGPEVGLLFDTGHITFAGGDALAVLNKHIDRICHVHCKDVRPNVVKLARNGHWSFLQAVINGAFSVPGDGSIDFPAILTRLYLHGYEGWLVVEAEQDPAVAPSYAYAKMGHDYLAKLVEAIPRLGREAA; from the coding sequence ATGAATACATGGAATGTGAAGATCGGCATCAACCCGATCTCGTGGATGAACGACGATTTGCCGAGCCTGGGCGGCGAGACGCCGCTGGAAACGGCATTGAAAGAGGGCGCCGAGATCGGCTACGTGGGTTTTGAGCTGGGCAACAAGTTTCCCAAGGATGCGCCATCCCTGAACGCCGTGCTAGGCAAATACCATCTCGCCTGTGTTTCCGGCTGGTATTCGGGACGCCTGGCGCACCGGTCGGTGGAAGAGGAGATCGCCGCCGTGGCATCGCATTTACGGCTGCTGGCCGACAGCGGCGCCACCGTCATGGTCTACGGCGAAGTGGCCGACGCCATCCAGGGCGAAGCGCGCCCGCTGTATAAACGCCCGCGTTTCCAGTCGCAGCGGCAATGGCAGGATTACGCCGACAAATTGACGGCGTTTGCAAAACACTTGCTCGACCACGGCGTACGCCTGGCCTACCACCACCACATGGGCGCCTACGTGGAAACGCCGGCCGACGTGGACCAATTGATGGCCTTGACGGGCCCCGAGGTCGGCTTGCTGTTCGACACGGGCCACATCACGTTTGCCGGCGGCGATGCGCTGGCGGTGCTCAACAAACACATCGACAGGATTTGTCACGTGCATTGCAAGGACGTGCGCCCGAACGTCGTGAAACTGGCCCGCAATGGCCACTGGAGTTTCCTGCAGGCCGTCATCAATGGCGCTTTCAGCGTACCGGGCGACGGCAGCATCGATTTCCCCGCCATCCTCACGCGCCTGTATCTGCACGGCTACGAAGGCTGGCTGGTGGTGGAGGCGGAGCAGGACCCGGCCGTCGCGCCCAGCTATGCATACGCGAAGATGGGCCACGATTACCTGGCCAAGCTCGTCGAGGCGATTCCCCGTCTGGGTCGGGAGGCGGCATGA
- the iolD gene encoding 3D-(3,5/4)-trihydroxycyclohexane-1,2-dione acylhydrolase (decyclizing): MSAIPHKTVRLTMAQALVRYLAALRTDDGQSLFGGAFAIFGHGNVAGLGEALYQYREQFPTYRAHNEQAMAHAAIAYAKAHMRRRMMAVTSSIGPGATNLLTAAALAHVNRLPVLLLPGDVFVSRAPDPVLQQLEDATDGSVSVNDAFKPLSRYFDRIVYPEQLLTALPRAIAALTDPAACGPVTLSLPQDVQTMAYDYPADFFEPRTVRFRAVPPVEQELDEAAALLKHAKQPLIVAGGGVLYGQASAALQAFAERHGIPVAETQAGKSSLPWDHPLQLGAIGVTGSPAANALAAQADVVLAIGTRLQDFTTGSNSLFAQAQLVSLNVNGVDALKRRGLGVQADATLGLQGLSRLLGSWNSAGQWLDRAQQAGNAWRDTVASITGKREVAGLPYDGEVIGAVQRSSVDSTGNDIVVCAAGTLPAELHKLWRTSTPGGYHMEYGYSCMGYEIAGGLGVKMAKPDAEVIVMVGDGSYLMMNSEIATSVMLDKKLIIVVLDNRGYGCINRLQQACGNPSFNNMLPDSAPHIDFALHAQSLGALSEHVANIAELEQAMLRARAAPRTYLICIDTDDTRTTEEGGCWWEVAVPEVSTQPAVQLARTRYELDRLKQRN, translated from the coding sequence ATGAGCGCCATCCCACACAAAACCGTACGCTTGACCATGGCGCAGGCGCTGGTACGCTACCTGGCCGCGCTGCGTACGGACGATGGTCAGTCGCTGTTCGGCGGCGCCTTTGCCATCTTTGGCCACGGGAACGTGGCGGGCCTGGGCGAGGCGCTGTACCAGTACCGCGAACAATTCCCCACCTACCGCGCCCACAACGAACAGGCGATGGCGCACGCCGCCATCGCCTATGCCAAAGCCCACATGCGCCGGCGCATGATGGCGGTGACCAGTTCCATCGGCCCGGGCGCGACCAACTTGCTGACGGCAGCCGCCCTGGCGCACGTGAACCGTTTGCCTGTGCTCTTGCTGCCCGGCGACGTGTTCGTCTCGCGCGCGCCCGACCCGGTGCTGCAGCAGCTGGAAGATGCCACGGATGGCAGCGTTTCCGTCAACGATGCGTTCAAGCCGCTGTCGCGTTATTTCGACCGCATCGTCTATCCGGAGCAGTTACTGACCGCCTTGCCGCGTGCCATTGCCGCCTTGACGGACCCGGCCGCTTGCGGCCCCGTGACTTTGTCTTTACCGCAAGACGTGCAGACGATGGCGTATGACTATCCGGCCGATTTCTTTGAACCGCGCACCGTGCGTTTTCGTGCCGTGCCGCCTGTCGAGCAGGAACTGGACGAAGCGGCGGCGTTGTTGAAACACGCGAAACAGCCGCTGATCGTCGCCGGTGGCGGCGTGCTGTACGGCCAGGCCAGCGCCGCCCTGCAGGCGTTTGCCGAACGCCATGGCATTCCCGTGGCCGAAACCCAGGCCGGCAAAAGTTCTCTGCCATGGGACCATCCGCTGCAGCTGGGCGCCATCGGCGTGACGGGCTCGCCCGCCGCGAACGCGCTGGCGGCGCAGGCGGATGTGGTGCTGGCCATCGGCACGCGCCTGCAGGATTTCACGACCGGGTCGAATTCCCTGTTTGCGCAGGCGCAACTCGTCAGCCTGAACGTCAACGGTGTTGACGCCCTGAAACGCCGCGGCCTCGGTGTGCAGGCGGACGCGACACTGGGCTTGCAAGGCCTGTCGCGGCTGCTGGGCAGCTGGAACAGCGCGGGCCAGTGGCTGGACCGGGCGCAGCAGGCAGGGAACGCGTGGCGCGACACCGTGGCGTCCATCACGGGAAAACGCGAGGTGGCCGGCTTGCCGTACGACGGCGAAGTCATCGGCGCCGTGCAGCGCTCTTCCGTGGATTCCACCGGCAACGATATCGTCGTCTGCGCGGCGGGCACCTTGCCGGCCGAACTGCATAAACTCTGGCGTACCAGCACGCCGGGCGGCTATCACATGGAATACGGCTACTCGTGCATGGGTTACGAGATCGCCGGCGGCCTCGGCGTCAAGATGGCCAAACCCGATGCCGAGGTGATCGTCATGGTGGGCGACGGCAGCTATCTGATGATGAATTCGGAAATCGCCACCTCCGTCATGCTCGACAAAAAACTCATCATCGTCGTGCTCGACAACCGGGGCTATGGCTGCATCAACCGCCTGCAGCAGGCCTGCGGCAATCCTTCCTTCAACAATATGTTGCCCGACAGCGCCCCGCACATCGACTTCGCCCTGCATGCGCAATCGTTGGGCGCGCTGTCCGAACACGTGGCCAATATCGCCGAGCTGGAACAGGCCATGCTGCGCGCCCGCGCCGCGCCGCGCACGTATCTGATCTGCATCGATACGGACGACACGCGCACGACGGAGGAGGGCGGTTGCTGGTGGGAAGTGGCCGTACCGGAAGTGTCCACCCAGCCAGCCGTGCAGCTTGCGCGCACCCGTTATGAACTTGACCGCCTGAAACAAAGGAATTGA